The DNA region TGCAATGCGATTCATCCCTTCTGGTCTTGTATGTATTTTCCTTCTCATGATTGGAAGTTTAATTTATGCCATTTCAATCCTGTAATTATGATAACCAACTTTGTGTCGTATATATTATTTCACAGTGTTGGCATCATGTCAGCCATCATTTTCTTCAGCTTCCACCACCATAGAATCAACCAATGATGAAAATTGGTTGAATCTATATATTCAATCCAAATCATGCTACTACAGTAACAAATGAGGGGTCCAGAGCTTTAACTGAAGGAGGAAAATGCAATACACAAACACACCAGTTAGAACCCCACAAAACACATACATGCATTAGGTATGACAGGACAAGTTAATTAGGACTTGGTCTGCCAGTGCATGTCAGGAATCTTTGCAATGTATGTATAATAACATAAGAGGTTTATGGGGTCTTAAAATGGAGAGACAAGAGCCATAAACGGACCCATCTTATGCCTAGCTCATACTTTGATTCTAACCTTTAGCTTTAAACCATACAATTCCAGTTAATGCTTTCAAATTCCTACGTCATTTTCAACCAATTTGAAGGCATGCAACTTCCCATCTCTAAGCACTTTCCACTTTAGTCGCGCCAAACCATCCATTTCCAACCAAAAGTGATAGTTTCATTCTCCTAATATGGGGAGGGGTGTTCACGGGTTGAATTGGTTTGATTTTGCCATAAAATAGACTCCAAACCGATCAAATTTAATTGgtttggtttaaaaaaaaacaatcggTAAATATTCAAACCAAATCAATTAAAATTTGGGGAGATTTAGTTCGGGTCATGaggtttatattaaaaaatatattatttttaatgtatccatatatttttatgtatataattttgaatttcttgtcactacaattttttaaaatattttaataatttacactCTTAATCATaactatataatttttaaatattatatattatatctaTCGATAATTATTAATTGTACGTTGGCGAGAATTGGGAAAAAAAATTTTGGGAATCATATTAGACAACACCATATTCCCCTTGTTCTAGGATTGGTGGCGCAAAGACAAATttctaaataaaaaagaaaacatgtTAGAACATGATAAGTGCAAATAAAAGAAGACAACTAGTTGGCTAAAAACAAACACCATAATTTGACTACAACTTCTCAATATCATGCTTTGCTTTCAACTGTCTTCTTCCCACTTATGAATTCTTAAGTTCACTGACAACTTGCTGACCATCAGATCAACACTGTATTGTCACACTTGAGACACAATAAAATCCACTCTTCGTGAAAAACACCAGGTAATGAAATTGATAATTAGGAGAAACAAAGGTAAGCATGTTATCTCATGGCCAAACAAGACTAGAATGAAGATAGACCAAAAATAACAAGTACTGCATTTTGGTATGCTCCAAATATAGCTTATCTTGGAAAACATCAACTTTTAAAAAGAAGGGATGATGCTAGCTGGCAAATTTTACACGAAAATGATATATGAATGAAGCACAGATCTttaaaatcaacaaaaaaaatcactatACTAATGTTTTCCTTCTTGTGAAACAAGTAAAAGCTAGTACTCCACCCTAGAATAGTTCTTGATGGTATGAACAGATAAAGCTACTTCACTTTTAAAAGTTGAAAATAACATGTaatgaaaaatataaatcaaacaTTCCATTATGTTATATTCTTTACAGATATCACTATTACACTAATCACCCCCCTAACTACAAACATAGTTCCATGCTAACTAAATTCAAAATAATGACAACATGAGAGGGATAAATAACAAGACAAAGCAAGCACCAATCAATAGATTGTAGGTGTGGTCCTGCAGCTTGAGCCACGTTACCCTACAATCTACTTGTCACTGTTCATTACTTTTAAAAGGAGGACCACTACAGCAATTATGTAAAGGGAAAACTAACAAGCTCCTCCATGGATAGTTTCATGACTGATTAAAATATGCATTATATCAAGCAAAGGAAGTAAAAGACTTGTATGATTAAGTGATAAATGTAAACATGTAACTCACAATCTAATTTTTCTGAGTGTAGAGTCTGATAGCCATAAAAATGGTAACAAATGAAAAACTCATGAAGTTAGTCATGTTATTGACATCAAATCAGGTAGAGAGAGGAATCAAGCTAAACTTAACAAGCCACACTAAAGAATTACAGACATGTAAAAAGGGAAGTAACAACAATGGTCCCTCAATGGATAAGCTTTCAAGCCAAGCAATCAGATATATCTTGTAGAGAAgtcttaaaatataaataaatggaCACAGTTACAAATGAAAATGGTATTGTACTTATAAACAACTTAATGTCTGAGCAGAGGTTGAGGTCTCACAGTAAACTTTGTAGCTATGCACCTATGCTTACAGTAAGAGCTTTGTTTTCTAAATATTAAAATGTTTAGAGCTTCATCTATGAACTTCTTGCAGAATAACTTAGACCACAAACATACATCCAAAGAAATAGCTAAGTATATTCAAATCTCATGTAAAATTTTGACAACCAGAAATCACCGTGTACTGACACCAAGCTTAAACAAAAATAACTATCCTTTTCCGAAAGCTCTTCCAAATATCATATCTAGTCATTGTAACAAGGAAAATAAAGATGGTTAGGTGGCACAGGGGATTGGAGAGAGAGATTCTATGTTCCTGAATAAACTATGAAAGATTTTACAAATATCCAAGGTACAGAGTAACCATTCTATGCAAGTTAAATGGCAATTTTAATCTCCAATCCTTCTGTTTACGAGTTAAAGGCTTGCCTTTCTTTAGAGGATCTCGATTCTCTTTAACATCCGCCAACTTCCAAACACATATCTCTGATTCTTTTTCTATAGAATCTAACAAGAAAACTCCATCCACTTCTGGGCAATTGGACTCTATACTTTCTGTATAGTAGACTCTCATAGGCATGTCTTTGAATCGACTAAGATCATCCGGAACTTTAACTATCCTCTCAGCACCTGGAGATGAAACCTTCAGAGAAAGTTATGCTTTGTTAGGTACCAAATATGCTTCAGAGGAACAGACATTTTCTACTGAACAAAATCACATAGATACAAAAGTATAGGACACGGCTTCCATTACCTCAAGAGCCAAATCATCAGGTATCTCTCCAAGTGCTCCAACTTCATCTAATTTTTTCTTGTATTCTTGATTGTAGCCTTCAAGCTCTTCCATGCTTGGACACCCATATCTGAATAAGAGAAATGGAAGTTTGAACAGAAAACAAATTGTACAGCTTAAGTATCAAATagataaggaaataaaatagtAAATCATGCATCACTGACTGATCTAAGTAGGAATGTGGATTGTAAATAATGGATTTTATCTTAAAAATGAAATGAACTCAGCTTCTCAAAGTTCAGCTTCTACAAAAGAAACATCATCAATGCACCAAAACTTTAGAACTTCAGACAATGATGAATgtggaaataattttctcagGAATTTAAGTTTCACAAATAGATCAACAATTTTAAGTACTGGAAAGTTCATAATACGAGTGCTCATAAGTCATAATGCCCTAGCATTCGTGCAGGATTCCATGGCCATCAAGGACCCCTCACTGCTTGTTTTGAGTATACTAGAGAGGAGGTCTTTCTTAAGTGCTCAAGGCACCCGACCTTAACAATAAAGCACACTTCCACATCCTTGCCAAATCTGCAGCTATTATTTAACCATGAACCGCTAGTCCTAGTTCAATGAAGGCTTGAAGCTTTCAAGAATCAATACCAACAGCAGGTCCCTTCATATTTCAGACAGCTCTAGGCAACTCAAATTGCTAGGAAATTTACACTTAAGTTTAACTCGGGGATAGCTGTTACCTCCCTGAGCCATTCAGACAGAGTTATTCCCACTTTCTTGAGGCCCTTTCAATTATCTGCCTACCTTACCCTGACTAGCTTCCTTGAGATTCTCTATTCTTCTCTTCCAAGCCTTCCAGAGGTTGGATAATTAATTAGACTAGTGACACACTATTAGTTTGCTAACCGCCCCCCAGTCCCCAAATACGTTATTTAAAATGATGTAAATattttcttcaaattcttgtGATAAAAGTTGAAACATTACTCATTTGTTAATTTGTCCAATCTCACATAAATATATCCACGAGGACTAGTCTTGAAAGCATATAGTTTGATGTCCTCATTGAACTGCGTAAGAACATCCTCAGCAATAGAGAGGGCTCGCGAGCCCCAGGGAACATTTTGCAAGGCAACTCCACCACCATTTCCCCCATCACCAATCTACATGTGTAAGACGAAGATATAGCACCAAGATTTAGCAATGTTAGATTGTACAAATTATATAATTGAAATGAAAGATCTACATTAAACAAACAATGATCCTTGAGTTAAAGACATGGCACCTTAGGCTCAGtctcctcatcttcttcttcccatcCATCTGTCGTTGCACCTTCATCACTTGTCTCCTTCTCCTCTGCAAATTTAAAATACTTGAATCTGATCAGATGATAGTTTCATGAAAACACTGGTAAAAAAATAAGATATATAGCTTCACACAgcccttttttttttgcaaggAACATCTATTAAtgcaatagaaaagaaaaaataagcaCCTCGTGAAGATAATAGATCTTGCGAAGCAAAACAGTTCAATGTCAACTAATTGTAACAATAAAATGCCTGTCATTATTAGAATCCTAGTCAATGAATTGCTCCTAGATATCTAAGCGATGGAATTTTATTAGAGAGAACAAAAAAGGACAGAAACCCCTTCAAAACAAAGGCATTAAATACAATGCTATAACACATGGAGGGGTCATCAACTCGGACGAAGCACAGAGTAAGTTAATGGGTCACTATTCGAGCCAAGGAGTCACTGGTTGAACCGATAAATATCAAAGTAGTTACTGGTGAGAGGACTATTCAAATAACACAAATCTATTAATGATCTTACAAATGGTGCACAAAAAAGAAACATCTGAAATATAACAAGATATTCACATAAGTGAGGAAGGGGAGAATGACACAATCCGGTGACATAGATGGTGGGTGTCAATTGTCAAATGATTTTAcacaaaaattgataaaaatttaCCAAATATCTGAAATAGCCAACTTCAACAAGTAGTTCCCAAGCTGCTAAAAACAGTCAGAAATCTTGGTTTGCAAACTAAAAATGGACATGATGCACTATGTAAGCTTAGCAGCCTCTAAGTCAGCAGAGACAAGGCTTTTAAACTACAAAGGGTATGTTTAGATATCTATTGTTGTCAATGTTGACGGGCGTTAGCACTCATTTCGAGGCAAAAAAAGTAAACGGAACTCTTCTCATGATGGATTGTGTTGACTGTGAGGTATACCAACACGTTTTCAACTCTCAAGGTGGATTTTTTCTCTGATCAAAGCAACGTGTAAGAAACTAGGAATTGCAAAACCCCAAAACACAAATGCACAACAAAAGAATCAAGAGTGAAATCCTACTCTGTTTAACCTAAACTTAAGCGTAGTTCAGCTTCCTGAACAAGCTTCAAGACCAACAACAACTTCAATGAAATCAACCCATCATAGATATGCCAATTAAGATTCaatgtagaagaagaagaatgaagcaAGCAAACCAACCTGGAGTATGGCGAGAGACGGAGGAGAAGGCGTGAAGGTGGGGGTTTAGCGGTGTTGTATGAGAGCGTAGGAAAAGAGCAGCACCCACAACATTCTTCACCCTCGTAATCACACCTCTTGCCATAGCCATCGATGCTTCGTTTCGTTTTCACACAG from Lotus japonicus ecotype B-129 chromosome 2, LjGifu_v1.2 includes:
- the LOC130739724 gene encoding uncharacterized protein LOC130739724; the encoded protein is MAMARGVITRVKNVVGAALFLRSHTTPLNPHLHAFSSVSRHTPEEKETSDEGATTDGWEEEDEETEPKIGDGGNGGGVALQNVPWGSRALSIAEDVLTQFNEDIKLYAFKTSPRGYIYVRLDKLTNEYGCPSMEELEGYNQEYKKKLDEVGALGEIPDDLALEVSSPGAERIVKVPDDLSRFKDMPMRVYYTESIESNCPEVDGVFLLDSIEKESEICVWKLADVKENRDPLKKGKPLTRKQKDWRLKLPFNLHRMVTLYLGYL